The Tenacibaculum jejuense genome includes a window with the following:
- a CDS encoding MFS transporter, translating into MKSYKRNVFIYATIVALGGFVFGLDAALISGGFKFITAEFNLNEWEVGAIGFGPGLGVLIALPLAAWSSNAYGRKTTLKTIALLYIISAIGSALATSFTTLFLARFLGGLAFSSITLASMYVGEIAPPEQRGKLVSMLQINIGIGFSAAYFINYWILQQMGTDASWVTTINLNETGWRWMLGIEILPAVLWFFFLFIIPKSPAWLIYKNREEEARNSLAKVYPENEIEAHIQEMKESVSNADNNKSTTSQLKEIFSGPMKVVCIVALTLAIVQQSTGINAIMTYASTMFEQLGLGTDGAFASAIWLGVIGLLATILSLSLIDKIGRRPLVVGGLIWIILSLGICAFGFNQATYKVTNEAISKMKDIPDVDKLSVLVGKEYNSDTEFKEAIKEVLGETSARDNSGALLKEATNINALLILLGILSFVAAFNFSIGPIMWVLLSEIFPISLRGVAIPLFALISSTVSAVVQFFFPWQLQNMGANTIFIFYASIVLVGLLILYKFLPETKNLTIEEIQKLMKKSEKA; encoded by the coding sequence ATGAAATCGTATAAAAGAAATGTGTTTATATATGCAACAATCGTTGCTTTAGGTGGCTTTGTATTCGGATTAGATGCAGCGTTAATTTCAGGAGGATTTAAATTTATTACTGCTGAATTTAATTTAAACGAATGGGAAGTTGGTGCCATAGGTTTTGGTCCAGGTTTAGGCGTTTTAATTGCATTGCCATTAGCTGCTTGGTCTAGTAACGCATACGGTAGAAAAACTACATTAAAAACAATAGCTCTATTGTATATAATTTCTGCAATAGGATCGGCTTTAGCAACATCATTCACCACATTATTTTTAGCACGTTTTTTAGGTGGATTAGCTTTTAGTTCTATTACGTTAGCTTCTATGTATGTTGGAGAAATAGCTCCACCAGAGCAAAGAGGGAAGTTAGTTTCAATGTTACAAATCAATATTGGAATTGGATTTTCAGCAGCTTACTTTATCAATTACTGGATTCTACAGCAAATGGGAACAGATGCAAGTTGGGTAACTACTATAAATCTAAATGAAACTGGTTGGCGTTGGATGTTAGGAATTGAAATTTTACCTGCTGTGTTATGGTTCTTCTTTTTATTTATAATCCCTAAAAGTCCGGCTTGGTTAATTTATAAGAATAGAGAAGAAGAAGCTAGGAATTCGTTAGCGAAAGTATATCCTGAAAATGAAATAGAAGCTCATATTCAGGAAATGAAAGAAAGTGTATCTAATGCAGATAACAATAAATCAACTACTTCACAATTAAAAGAAATTTTTAGCGGACCAATGAAAGTTGTTTGTATCGTAGCATTAACCTTAGCTATCGTTCAACAATCAACAGGAATCAATGCGATTATGACTTATGCTTCTACAATGTTTGAACAGCTTGGTTTAGGTACTGATGGAGCTTTTGCCAGTGCAATTTGGTTGGGAGTTATTGGCTTGTTAGCAACTATTTTATCGCTTTCATTAATTGATAAAATAGGAAGGAGACCACTAGTTGTTGGCGGATTAATATGGATTATCCTAAGTTTAGGAATTTGCGCATTCGGATTCAATCAGGCTACTTATAAAGTTACAAATGAAGCTATCAGTAAAATGAAAGATATTCCAGATGTCGATAAACTTTCCGTATTAGTTGGAAAAGAATATAATAGTGATACTGAGTTTAAAGAAGCCATAAAAGAAGTATTAGGAGAAACTTCTGCAAGAGATAATTCCGGAGCATTATTAAAAGAAGCTACAAATATTAATGCTTTACTTATTCTATTAGGAATACTAAGTTTTGTGGCTGCATTTAACTTCTCAATCGGACCAATAATGTGGGTATTATTATCAGAAATATTTCCTATTTCTTTAAGAGGAGTTGCAATTCCTTTATTTGCTTTAATATCAAGCACAGTAAGTGCAGTTGTACAGTTCTTTTTCCCTTGGCAATTGCAAAATATGGGAGCAAATACGATTTTTATTTTCTATGCAAGTATCGTTTTGGTCGGACTTTTAATACTTTATAAATTCTTACCAGAAACAAAGAATTTAACTATCGAAGAAATTCAAAAATTGATGAAGAAGTCTGAAAAAGCTTAG
- a CDS encoding 2-dehydro-3-deoxygalactonokinase yields the protein MKSKYFISCDWGTTNFRLRVIETETLSVIEERTSNLGIRDLYESFKTSSTVTQIDFFSEHLKEEILKLSQKYQNEIIVVAGMASSNIGMKNLPYADFPFHSNGSNLNAEFLETTNGLKIILISGVKNNSGMMRGEEIQAIGLSEYLVHVENGILLLPGTHSKHISFSNQLYTDLKNFMTGELFEVISSTSILANSVIKSPWNSERKQAFKNGISVGIKNELASNLFSVRVNDVLENKNKKDNYYYLSGMLIGDELRYLQHTDTKIFLAASNPIFEMYRTALETIMPKNQLVLLDDLALKNALLIGQKKILTLHDTK from the coding sequence ATGAAATCTAAATATTTTATTAGCTGCGATTGGGGAACTACTAATTTCAGATTACGTGTAATTGAAACAGAAACTTTATCTGTTATCGAAGAAAGAACTTCGAATCTCGGTATTCGAGATTTATACGAATCATTTAAAACTTCTTCGACGGTAACTCAGATTGATTTTTTCTCTGAGCATTTGAAAGAAGAAATTTTAAAACTCTCACAAAAATATCAAAATGAAATTATTGTAGTTGCTGGAATGGCTTCTTCTAATATTGGAATGAAAAATTTGCCTTATGCTGATTTTCCTTTTCATAGTAATGGAAGCAATTTAAATGCTGAATTTCTAGAGACTACAAACGGATTAAAAATCATTTTAATTTCTGGAGTAAAAAACAATTCTGGAATGATGCGTGGTGAAGAAATTCAGGCTATTGGATTATCAGAATATTTAGTACACGTAGAGAATGGTATTCTTTTATTACCGGGTACACACAGCAAACATATTAGTTTTTCAAATCAACTTTATACAGATCTTAAAAACTTTATGACTGGTGAATTATTTGAAGTGATTTCTAGTACCAGCATTTTAGCAAACTCTGTTATTAAAAGTCCTTGGAATTCTGAAAGAAAACAAGCTTTTAAAAATGGTATTTCCGTGGGAATTAAAAATGAATTGGCATCAAATTTATTTAGTGTTCGAGTTAATGATGTACTTGAAAACAAGAATAAAAAAGATAATTATTACTACTTGAGCGGAATGCTTATTGGTGATGAACTTCGTTATTTACAACATACTGACACAAAAATATTTCTAGCAGCTTCAAATCCTATTTTTGAAATGTACAGGACTGCTCTTGAAACTATTATGCCTAAAAATCAACTTGTGCTTTTAGATGATTTGGCATTAAAAAATGCGCTTTTAATAGGACAGAAAAAAATACTCACATTACATGATACAAAATAA
- the galE gene encoding UDP-glucose 4-epimerase GalE, producing MKKILITGGLGFIGSHTVVELQNAGFDVVIIDDLSNSSVEVLNNIGRITGTTPEYHQIDLRVKEEVKNFFNKVNVDGIIHFAAFKAVGESVQKPLDYYENNIGALVYLLQEMRDRNIDHFIFSSSCTVYGQADELPITENAPIKPAESPYGNTKQIGEEIIRDTCKANGLNAIALRYFNPIGAHDSLKIGELPLGVPQNLVPYITQTALGIREQLSVYGDDYDTPDGTPIRDYIHVVDLAKAHVAALQRLMEKKNKENFEYFNIGTGKGNSVIEIINAFEQTNDLKLNYKIVARREGDVTAAFADTTIANRELGWKTEKTLNEALKSAYEWQKKQTVDTLK from the coding sequence ATGAAGAAAATTTTAATTACTGGTGGATTAGGATTCATTGGTTCACATACAGTTGTAGAGCTTCAAAATGCAGGTTTTGATGTTGTTATTATAGATGATTTATCAAATTCTAGTGTAGAAGTGTTAAACAATATTGGAAGAATAACTGGTACAACGCCAGAATATCACCAAATAGATTTACGAGTTAAAGAAGAGGTGAAAAACTTTTTTAATAAGGTAAATGTTGATGGGATTATTCATTTTGCTGCGTTTAAAGCGGTTGGAGAAAGTGTACAAAAACCTTTAGATTATTACGAAAACAATATCGGAGCCTTGGTATATCTTCTTCAAGAAATGAGAGATAGAAATATAGATCATTTTATCTTTAGTTCTTCGTGTACAGTATATGGTCAAGCAGATGAATTACCCATTACTGAAAATGCACCAATCAAACCAGCAGAATCTCCTTACGGAAATACGAAACAGATTGGTGAAGAGATTATAAGAGATACCTGTAAAGCAAATGGTTTAAATGCAATAGCTTTACGTTATTTTAATCCGATAGGTGCGCACGATAGTTTAAAAATAGGAGAATTACCATTAGGAGTTCCTCAAAACTTAGTACCTTATATTACTCAAACAGCTTTAGGAATTAGAGAACAATTATCTGTTTATGGTGACGATTATGATACACCTGACGGAACACCAATTCGAGATTATATTCATGTGGTTGATTTGGCAAAGGCTCATGTTGCTGCACTGCAAAGATTGATGGAAAAAAAGAACAAAGAAAATTTTGAGTATTTCAATATAGGTACAGGAAAAGGAAATTCTGTAATTGAAATTATCAACGCATTTGAGCAAACTAATGATTTAAAACTGAATTACAAAATCGTAGCAAGAAGAGAAGGAGATGTTACGGCTGCATTTGCAGACACAACTATAGCAAATAGAGAGTTGGGTTGGAAAACAGAAAAAACATTAAATGAAGCTTTAAAATCGGCTTATGAATGGCAGAAGAAGCAAACAGTAGATACACTAAAATAG
- a CDS encoding alpha-amylase family protein has translation MRLINQIKLLKVLSLVAFTILCFGCKTTAKNKLESEALEKIKTLEKLTDDARKKSIDVAREETVLWFSKEFLKFANWDQENYDAVEKLFGYYQKYEAEKETLAKDLPDFERKKVIQILDKGIEDLENILNGKVTRKPAQKVAWDNITVEKNKLINNGRPVFLHDYFSKTVGAPLTDKNIYNDHLGAIYHTGSHLYDVNKDRPSNPYMLNEDGTFDETLLSYITEVPDTNIGFLLLWNMGVPDWMKKQEPEIEKGRSLFTGFDVDNPLLREVWSKVIKKTGEVTKGKKVTDLGYILSNEPHWFSEKGHWTQKYLEMNSISSYTLNKFRVWLEKKYDGNLKEFNKNWNSSFKSFNEITIDIPMDPAQRGTALWYDWCRYNMDRGIEWFTFLQNELRSVNPDADTHIKIMAKMFIGDHRSHGIDYEALTELTSMIGDDAKITGGRNFRAKQPEKWEKKYAFYWNELAHSYDFQESVSPNKLHINSEGHFLSTSGFRELDTDIDYVRSSFWLATLHGMDASMSWFWARDADGSPEDRLEGELNFFDPALAGSYAGSANMQPHVVNEVSQVMYDLNSFSEEILALRDQRRPLRIFHSETSAINKNHHMTEQSKLYESLYFEGFNIGFATEKIINKQDHKNWDVIVVYKTQYVTDNEFKSLQSYLDNGGVILVDSKESLTKNEYGQTRATKLSASKGKLIYADNTSLNEFKDLAISEVKTDRKVFVKETNGTDWKGSVWKVVKKENEDGYVITIVNLGKNTADLTVSLDGEENIEVKNMMNGLEIGSNFKLKSKGVLLLEISKSSK, from the coding sequence ATGAGATTAATAAACCAAATAAAACTACTAAAGGTTTTAAGTTTAGTAGCTTTCACAATTTTATGTTTTGGTTGTAAAACAACAGCTAAAAATAAGTTAGAAAGTGAAGCTTTAGAGAAAATTAAAACATTAGAAAAACTAACTGATGATGCTAGGAAAAAATCAATAGATGTAGCTAGAGAAGAAACTGTTTTATGGTTTTCTAAAGAATTTTTAAAGTTTGCAAATTGGGATCAAGAAAATTATGATGCAGTTGAAAAACTATTCGGATACTATCAAAAATATGAGGCAGAGAAAGAAACTTTAGCGAAAGATTTACCAGACTTTGAAAGGAAAAAAGTGATTCAGATTCTTGATAAAGGAATTGAGGATTTAGAAAATATTTTAAATGGAAAGGTAACCAGAAAACCAGCACAAAAAGTCGCTTGGGATAATATTACAGTAGAAAAAAATAAATTGATAAATAATGGAAGACCTGTTTTTCTTCATGATTATTTTTCTAAAACTGTAGGAGCTCCTTTAACTGATAAAAATATTTATAACGATCATTTAGGTGCAATTTATCACACAGGAAGTCATTTATATGATGTAAATAAAGATCGTCCAAGTAATCCATACATGCTAAATGAAGACGGAACTTTTGATGAAACTTTATTGAGTTACATCACAGAAGTTCCAGATACAAACATTGGTTTTTTGTTGCTTTGGAATATGGGCGTTCCTGATTGGATGAAAAAGCAAGAACCTGAAATAGAAAAAGGAAGATCATTATTCACAGGTTTTGATGTCGACAATCCTTTGCTAAGAGAGGTTTGGAGTAAAGTAATCAAAAAAACAGGAGAAGTAACAAAAGGGAAAAAAGTTACCGATTTAGGTTATATTTTATCTAACGAACCACATTGGTTTTCTGAAAAAGGACATTGGACTCAAAAGTATTTAGAGATGAATTCAATTTCATCATATACATTAAATAAATTTAGAGTTTGGTTAGAAAAAAAATATGATGGTAATTTAAAAGAGTTCAACAAAAATTGGAATAGTAGTTTTAAAAGTTTTAATGAAATTACTATTGATATTCCTATGGATCCAGCTCAACGTGGTACGGCATTATGGTACGATTGGTGTCGTTATAACATGGATAGAGGTATTGAATGGTTTACTTTTTTACAGAATGAATTACGTAGTGTAAATCCAGATGCAGATACCCATATTAAAATTATGGCAAAAATGTTCATTGGCGATCACCGTTCCCACGGAATCGATTATGAAGCATTAACAGAATTAACTTCGATGATTGGTGATGATGCGAAAATTACAGGAGGGAGAAATTTCAGAGCCAAACAACCAGAAAAATGGGAAAAGAAGTACGCTTTTTATTGGAATGAATTAGCACATTCTTACGATTTTCAAGAATCAGTTTCACCAAATAAACTGCATATTAATTCAGAAGGACATTTCTTGTCAACTTCTGGGTTTAGAGAATTAGATACAGATATCGATTATGTTAGAAGTAGTTTTTGGTTGGCAACTTTACATGGAATGGATGCAAGTATGTCTTGGTTTTGGGCTAGAGATGCCGATGGTTCTCCAGAAGATAGACTTGAAGGTGAATTAAATTTCTTCGATCCGGCTTTAGCAGGTTCATATGCAGGTTCAGCAAATATGCAACCACATGTAGTGAACGAAGTTTCTCAAGTGATGTATGATTTAAATAGTTTTTCTGAAGAAATTTTAGCTTTAAGAGATCAAAGAAGACCATTGAGAATTTTTCATTCAGAAACCTCAGCGATTAATAAAAATCATCATATGACTGAGCAATCGAAATTATACGAATCATTGTATTTCGAAGGATTTAATATCGGTTTTGCAACAGAGAAAATTATTAATAAACAAGATCATAAAAACTGGGATGTTATTGTAGTATATAAAACGCAATATGTTACCGATAATGAATTTAAATCTTTACAAAGTTACCTTGATAATGGAGGAGTTATTTTGGTTGATTCAAAAGAAAGCTTGACTAAAAATGAATACGGACAAACACGTGCTACAAAGTTATCAGCTAGTAAAGGAAAATTGATTTATGCTGACAATACAAGCTTGAATGAGTTTAAAGATTTAGCTATTTCAGAAGTTAAAACAGATAGAAAAGTATTTGTAAAAGAAACTAACGGAACTGATTGGAAAGGTAGTGTTTGGAAAGTAGTTAAAAAAGAAAATGAAGATGGTTATGTAATAACAATAGTAAATTTAGGAAAAAATACAGCTGATTTAACAGTTAGTTTAGATGGCGAAGAAAATATTGAGGTAAAAAATATGATGAATGGATTGGAAATAGGGAGTAACTTTAAATTGAAGTCTAAAGGAGTTTTACTCTTAGAAATTTCTAAATCATCAAAATAA
- a CDS encoding glycoside hydrolase family 127 protein, protein MITESTSIEDQVSSNKEAFAVHTKFKGIKLGDCQWTTGFWADKFKLCEDIMVPYMGDVLCGDIGHALNNFKIAAGEKTGEHKGMYWHDGDFYKYMEAQIYVYGHNKDEKILEKLDEYIGIIGKAQEEDGYLQTQIQLREDADRYENRKYHEMYNTGHLLLSACAHYTITGKRNFLDIAIKHADLLHTIFMPETKHYGRFGFNQTQIMGLVKLYRTVGDKKYLELAERFINNRGKYEVEHHTTTEGYPIGDMVQERTALRDATEPVGHAVLALYYYAGATDVYAETGEQALLDALDRLWESVTQKKMYVTGAVGQTHYGASKNRDMIEEGFIDDYMMPNMTAYNETCANLCNAMFSYRMLGVKGESKYADIIELVMYNSALSGISLSGKEYFYANPLRMVNNTRDYDAHKDVTETPERKPYLECFCCPPNLVRTIARVSEWAYNLSENGLVVNLFGSSVLDTKLLDGSTIKVTQETNYPWEGSINLTIDECKSDAFEILVRIPEWVNNASISINGEKVTAEIISGTYAILNREWNAGDVITVNLPLETHFVEGHPRIEEVRNQVAVKRGPVVYCVESPDLPKDTNILDVYINGKEALEAEFKPDFLGGVTTINSELMLRSDNPNSMYKTVKAPQWNSYKTNLVPYFAWSNRGQAEMTVFMPVVW, encoded by the coding sequence ATGATAACAGAATCAACAAGTATAGAAGATCAAGTTTCATCAAATAAAGAAGCATTTGCAGTTCATACAAAGTTTAAAGGAATTAAGTTAGGAGATTGTCAATGGACCACAGGTTTTTGGGCAGATAAATTCAAGCTTTGTGAAGATATTATGGTTCCTTATATGGGAGATGTATTATGCGGAGATATAGGTCACGCTTTAAATAATTTTAAGATTGCTGCTGGAGAAAAAACAGGAGAGCATAAAGGAATGTATTGGCATGATGGCGATTTTTATAAATACATGGAAGCGCAAATTTATGTTTACGGACATAATAAAGATGAAAAGATCTTAGAAAAACTTGATGAGTATATTGGTATCATTGGAAAAGCACAAGAAGAAGACGGATATCTGCAAACTCAAATCCAACTAAGAGAAGATGCAGATCGTTACGAAAACAGAAAGTATCATGAAATGTATAATACTGGGCATTTATTGTTGAGTGCTTGTGCACATTATACAATTACGGGAAAAAGAAATTTCTTAGATATTGCTATAAAACATGCCGATTTATTACATACCATTTTTATGCCTGAAACCAAACATTATGGGCGTTTTGGTTTTAATCAAACTCAAATTATGGGTTTGGTAAAATTGTATAGAACAGTTGGAGATAAAAAGTATTTAGAACTAGCTGAACGTTTTATAAATAATAGAGGGAAATACGAAGTTGAACATCATACTACAACAGAAGGATATCCTATCGGAGATATGGTGCAAGAGCGAACTGCACTTCGTGATGCAACAGAACCTGTAGGACATGCTGTATTGGCTTTGTATTATTATGCAGGAGCTACAGATGTTTATGCCGAAACTGGTGAGCAAGCATTATTGGATGCTTTAGACAGACTTTGGGAAAGTGTAACTCAGAAGAAAATGTATGTGACAGGAGCAGTCGGACAAACACATTACGGAGCGTCAAAGAACAGAGATATGATCGAAGAAGGTTTTATCGATGATTATATGATGCCGAATATGACAGCCTACAACGAAACTTGTGCAAATCTTTGTAATGCCATGTTTAGTTATCGAATGTTAGGAGTTAAAGGAGAATCTAAATATGCAGATATTATAGAGTTAGTAATGTACAACAGCGCGCTTTCTGGAATTAGTTTATCAGGGAAAGAGTATTTCTATGCAAATCCATTACGAATGGTAAACAATACTAGAGATTACGATGCACATAAAGATGTAACAGAAACTCCAGAAAGAAAACCATACTTAGAATGTTTTTGTTGTCCACCAAACTTAGTGCGTACAATTGCTAGAGTTTCAGAATGGGCATATAATTTATCTGAAAACGGATTAGTAGTAAATCTTTTCGGAAGTAGTGTTTTAGATACAAAATTACTTGATGGTTCTACAATAAAAGTAACTCAAGAAACCAATTATCCTTGGGAAGGAAGCATCAATCTAACAATAGATGAATGTAAATCAGACGCATTTGAAATATTAGTTCGTATACCAGAATGGGTAAATAATGCTTCAATTTCTATTAATGGAGAAAAAGTTACTGCAGAAATTATTTCTGGTACTTATGCAATTTTAAACAGAGAATGGAATGCAGGAGATGTAATTACAGTAAACTTACCTTTGGAAACTCATTTTGTAGAAGGTCATCCACGTATTGAAGAGGTAAGAAATCAAGTTGCTGTAAAAAGAGGTCCGGTTGTATATTGTGTTGAATCTCCAGATTTACCAAAAGACACAAATATCTTAGATGTTTACATCAATGGAAAAGAAGCTTTAGAAGCAGAGTTTAAACCAGATTTTTTAGGTGGAGTTACTACAATTAATAGCGAATTAATGTTGCGTAGTGATAATCCAAATTCAATGTACAAAACTGTAAAAGCTCCTCAGTGGAATTCTTATAAAACGAATCTTGTTCCTTATTTCGCATGGAGTAATAGAGGACAAGCAGAAATGACAGTCTTTATGCCTGTTGTTTGGTAA
- a CDS encoding sulfatase-like hydrolase/transferase has protein sequence MSKKHLQILFLLITVQITTAVKAQDKPNIILLFADDAGYHDFGFQGSKEMLTPSLDKLAKESIQFKQAYVTDPTCGPSRAGLLTGKYQQRFGYEENNVPGYMSKVSAQDNAEMGLPLEEKTMGDYMQSLGYVTGFYGKWHVGGADRFHPTRRGFDEFYGFRGGARDYFAYKKLPKDKLNWLEKGFENYQEHNGYLTDFLADETIKFIEKNKSKPFFAFVSFNAVHTPMDAKKEDLEKFPKLKGKRKEVAAMTLALDRACGRIMDKLKELGLDDNTLIVFTNDNGGPSDKNASVNYPLSGTKSNHLEGGIRVPFLLKLPKKNKVNTSYKYPISTFDLLPTFYEVGGGDVSKIKDIDGVSLLPYINGKNTKRPHKTLFWRKDGRGAIRKGDFKLIRFPDRPAMLFNIVEDEKELYDVSSEHPELFREMYKELFEWELTLERPRWMLKKSYEKYDIDRMDDYWKKEEKTSDFKSKKSIKN, from the coding sequence ATGAGTAAAAAACATCTACAAATACTTTTTTTGTTAATTACAGTTCAGATAACAACTGCTGTAAAAGCTCAAGATAAACCTAATATCATATTACTTTTTGCAGACGATGCAGGATATCATGATTTCGGATTTCAAGGAAGTAAAGAAATGTTGACTCCTAGTTTAGATAAGTTGGCAAAAGAAAGTATTCAGTTTAAACAAGCTTATGTTACAGACCCAACTTGTGGTCCGTCTAGAGCTGGTTTATTAACAGGAAAGTACCAACAACGTTTTGGTTACGAGGAAAACAATGTGCCAGGATATATGAGTAAAGTTTCTGCTCAAGATAATGCAGAAATGGGATTGCCTTTAGAAGAAAAAACCATGGGAGATTACATGCAGAGTTTGGGTTATGTAACAGGTTTTTATGGTAAATGGCATGTTGGAGGAGCAGATCGTTTTCATCCTACTCGAAGAGGATTCGATGAGTTTTACGGGTTTAGAGGAGGTGCAAGAGATTATTTTGCATACAAGAAATTACCAAAAGATAAATTGAATTGGTTAGAAAAAGGATTTGAAAATTATCAAGAACACAACGGTTATCTTACTGATTTTTTAGCTGATGAAACGATAAAGTTTATAGAGAAGAATAAATCGAAACCTTTTTTTGCATTTGTTTCTTTTAATGCTGTGCATACACCAATGGATGCCAAAAAAGAAGACTTAGAAAAGTTTCCCAAATTAAAAGGAAAGCGAAAAGAAGTTGCAGCAATGACTTTAGCTTTAGATAGAGCTTGTGGTCGAATTATGGACAAGTTAAAAGAGTTAGGTTTAGATGATAATACGTTAATTGTTTTTACAAACGACAATGGTGGACCTTCAGATAAAAATGCTTCAGTAAATTATCCACTTAGTGGAACAAAATCAAATCATTTAGAAGGCGGGATTCGAGTGCCTTTTCTACTAAAACTTCCGAAGAAAAATAAAGTAAATACAAGCTATAAATATCCGATTAGTACTTTCGATTTATTACCAACTTTTTATGAAGTTGGCGGGGGTGATGTATCAAAGATTAAAGATATTGACGGAGTAAGTTTACTACCTTATATCAATGGAAAGAATACGAAAAGACCCCATAAAACTTTGTTTTGGAGGAAAGATGGAAGGGGAGCAATTCGTAAAGGAGATTTTAAATTAATACGATTTCCAGATCGTCCAGCGATGTTGTTTAATATCGTAGAAGATGAAAAAGAACTATACGATGTTTCTAGTGAACATCCAGAATTGTTTCGTGAAATGTATAAAGAGTTATTCGAGTGGGAATTAACTTTAGAACGACCAAGATGGATGCTGAAAAAGAGTTATGAGAAATACGATATTGATAGAATGGATGACTATTGGAAGAAAGAAGAAAAAACTTCAGATTTCAAGAGTAAAAAATCTATTAAAAACTAA
- the cobW gene encoding cobalamin biosynthesis protein CobW, with protein sequence MLKKYKTLIFDSNKSENTMLTNKIPVTIITGFLGSGKTTLIHQIAKNANGRRLAIIVNEFGELGMDGEILKGNDCGCEEENILELSNGCLCCTVQEEFLPTMLQLMERKDQIDHIIIETSGLALPKPLVRAFNWPDLKPQITVDAVVTVVDSVGQATGEICDRVKVQEQRLADDSLDHESSIEELFEDQLSCADLVIMTKSDLIDGEKFNEVRDIIQNKIGNQIKIISGVKGDIPVDVLLGLDAKSEDFIEEKHSHHEAHHHHHHDHDHDHHGHHHHHDHDHDHHHHDHDHDDTINSLVLSVKAPHTPKQLIKALEELVAEFEIYRIKGFIDVPNKPMRMIVQGVASRFENYFDRKWKDGETRGTRLVIIGEQLVESDLEKAIENKLTVTA encoded by the coding sequence ATGCTAAAGAAATATAAAACTCTTATTTTTGATTCAAATAAATCTGAAAACACCATGCTTACAAATAAAATACCAGTAACTATAATAACCGGTTTTCTAGGATCGGGTAAAACAACATTAATTCATCAAATAGCAAAAAATGCGAATGGTAGACGTTTGGCTATAATCGTAAATGAATTCGGTGAATTAGGAATGGATGGAGAAATTCTAAAAGGAAACGATTGTGGATGTGAAGAAGAAAATATTTTAGAATTAAGTAATGGTTGTCTTTGTTGTACTGTACAAGAAGAATTTTTACCAACGATGCTACAATTAATGGAGCGTAAAGATCAAATTGATCATATTATCATAGAAACTTCTGGATTGGCTTTACCAAAACCATTAGTAAGAGCATTTAATTGGCCAGATTTAAAACCTCAAATTACCGTAGATGCAGTGGTAACTGTTGTAGATAGTGTTGGGCAAGCTACGGGAGAAATTTGCGATAGAGTAAAAGTTCAAGAACAACGTTTGGCAGATGATAGTTTAGATCACGAGTCTTCAATTGAAGAATTATTTGAAGATCAATTATCATGCGCAGATTTAGTAATTATGACAAAGTCAGATTTAATAGATGGAGAAAAGTTCAATGAAGTAAGAGATATTATTCAGAATAAAATCGGAAATCAAATTAAGATTATTTCTGGTGTAAAAGGAGATATTCCTGTTGATGTTTTATTAGGTTTAGATGCGAAATCTGAAGATTTCATTGAAGAAAAACATTCACATCACGAAGCGCATCACCATCATCATCACGACCATGATCATGATCACCACGGACATCACCATCACCATGACCACGATCATGACCATCACCACCATGATCACGATCATGACGATACAATTAATTCATTAGTATTATCTGTGAAAGCACCACATACTCCAAAACAATTAATAAAAGCCTTAGAAGAGCTTGTTGCAGAGTTTGAAATCTATAGAATTAAAGGATTTATAGATGTACCAAACAAACCAATGCGTATGATTGTTCAAGGTGTGGCAAGCAGGTTTGAAAACTATTTTGATAGAAAGTGGAAAGATGGAGAGACTAGAGGAACTCGTTTAGTAATTATTGGAGAACAATTAGTTGAAAGCGATTTAGAGAAAGCAATCGAAAATAAATTAACTGTAACAGCTTAA